One segment of Alnus glutinosa chromosome 2, dhAlnGlut1.1, whole genome shotgun sequence DNA contains the following:
- the LOC133861956 gene encoding large ribosomal subunit protein uL30z, producing MAEEEPKPLAYIPEIILKKRKSNEEWALKRKAQYEERNSLARKRAKHDFIRMPEDFIKEYRTRELDLVKMKQRTKRKRPALAMTESKLLFIVRIHGKREMHQKTRKVLYNLSLRKIFSGVFVKANEGIIEKLQKVEPYVTYGYPNLKNVKELIYKKGYAKIDKQRVPLTDNNIIEQALGKYGIICIEDIVHEIASVGPHFKEVAKFLYPFKLNKPEGGLQGTKTLYKQGGDTGNREDQINELISKMN from the exons ATGGCGGAAGAGGAACCGAAGCCGTTGGCATACATACCGGAAATAATactgaagaaaagaaagagcaaTGAAGAATGGGCGCTCAAGAGGAAAGCCCAGTATGAGGAGAGGAATTCTTTGGCCAGGAAGAGAGCCAAGCATGACTTCATCAGAATGCCTGAGGACTTTATCAAAGAGTACCGCACTAGG GAACTGGACCTTGTAAAAATGAAACAGAGGACAAAGAGGAAAAGACCAGCATTAGCAATGACAGAATCAAAGCTGCTTTTTATCGTTCGCATACATGG GAAAAGAGAAATGCATCAAAAAACGAGGAAGGTCTTATACAACCTGAGTTTGAGGAAAATCTTCAGCGGTGTATTTGTGAAGGCAAATGAAGGGATAATAGAAAAGCTGCAAAAAGTGGAGCCATATGTTACATATGG ATACCCTAATCTAAAGAATGTCAAGGAGCTGATTTACAAGAAGGGTTATGCAAAGATAGACAAGCAGCGGGTTCCTCTGACAGACAATAACATTATTGAACAG GCATTGGGGAAGTATGGCATTATCTGCATAGAAGATATTGTGCATGAGATCGCCAGTGTCGGTCCACATTTCAAGGAGGTTGCTAAATTTTTATATCCCTTTAAACTCAACAAGCCAGAAGGAGGATTGCAAGGAACAAAAACGCTATACAAGCAAGGAGGAGACACTGGAAATCGTGAGGATCAGATCAATGAACTAATCAGTAAGATGAATTAA
- the LOC133860405 gene encoding protein BREAKING OF ASYMMETRY IN THE STOMATAL LINEAGE-like: MMCTPWTTRDWASCFLACRFPDDEPTTYHPSSPQLPIKNIGFDTMGDSRVVQSSKKMSQHKSRRYNERQPKQPKDTNIPIENGPDDDSRWQLFSDEDYIVLCLRDDGPFNVVKDGKPETTNRFNYTSTSSPRPVNRKDKEETIYFDIEASTNNIIRRYQIDHEVDDCSLVSIESSSESNQSDGSTCSFAFPVLGWEWMGSPVQMPKSKGLQLRKHKACCVGFQCFRVRKLHPL; the protein is encoded by the exons ATGATGTGCACGCCATGGACAACGAGGGATTGGGCATCATGTTTCTTGGCTTGTAG ATTCCCAGATGATGAACCAACTACATACCACCCTTCATCACCTCAATTGCCGATTAAAAACATAGGTTTCGACACAATGGGTGATAGTAGAGTCGTTCAAAGCAGCAAAAAGATGTCACAGCACAAAAGTCGGCGCTATAATGAAAGACAACCAAAACAGCCTAAAGACACCAATATTCCAATTGAAAATGGCCCTGATGATGACTCACGCTGGCAACTTTTTTCAGATGAAGACTACATAGTCTTATGCTTAAGAGACGATGGACCATTCAACGTAGTCAAGGATGGCAAGCCAGAAACTACCAATCGCTTTAACTACACGTCCACAAGTAGTCCGCGACCTGTAAACCGAAAG gaTAAAGAAGAGACCATATACTTTGATATAGAAGCGTCTACAAACAACATCATAAGGAGATATCAAATTGATCATGAGGTTGATGACTGCAGCCTAGTGTCAATAGAATCAAGTAGTGAATCCAATCAATCGGATGGCAGCACCTGCTCTTTTGCCTTCCCAGT GTTGGGTTGGGAATGGATGGGAAGTCCTGTGCAAATGCCAAAATCAAAGGGCTTGCAGTTAAGGAAGCACAAGGCCTGCTGCGTGGGCTTTCAATGTTTTAGAGTAAGAAAGTTGCATCCTCTCTGA
- the LOC133861957 gene encoding leucine-rich repeat receptor-like protein kinase TDR, which yields MKLLFLFLISFTFQTCLVFSAPTTLPPQLLSLLSLKSALKDPLSTFHDWDPTPAFDPVWCSWSGVKCHPNTSQIKALDLSRRNLSGPIPSEIRYLSRLIHLNLSGNNFDGPLQPAIFELVELRALDISHNFFNSTFPPGISKLKFLRFFNAYSNSFTGPLPQDLVYLRFLEQLNLGGSYFGGTVPPSYGGFPRLKFLDLAGMSLNGPIPPQLGFLTQLERMEIGYNQFEGGVPVELSFLSNLRYLDISNTNVSGTLAPEFGNLTMLEELLLFKTRISGEIPTTFGNLKALKVLDLSQNQLSGTIPKEIGSLKGLTRISLLENELSGEIPENISELPELDTLLLWTNSLNGTLPQKLGSNGKLQHLDVSTNSLTGPIPQNLCLGNKLFKLILFSNRLVDQLPTSLTNCTSLARFRVQNNQLNGSIPYGFGSFPNLTYVDLSANNFSGPIPEDFGNAINLAYVNISQNQFDSVLPDNLWNATDMQIFSASSAKLIGKIPDFVGCRSLYKIELQGNSLNGSIPWDISHCERLLSLNLSRNSLTGIIPWEISTLPSITAVDLSRNFLTGTIPSNFGNCSTLESFNVSYNLLTGPIPSSGTVFSSLHPSSFSGNEGLCGGVLPNPCVTDTLGAGENEVHKEQPKRTAGAIVWIIALAFGIGLFVLAAGTRCFHANYSRRFSEDREIGPWRLTAFQRLHFTADDVLECLSTTDKILGMGSTGTVYKAEMPGGEIIAVKKLWGKHKETARRRKGVLAEVEVLGNVRHRNIVRLLGCCSNRECTMLLYEYMPNGNLDDLLHGKNKGQNLVADWVTRYKIALGVAQGICYLHHDCDPVIVHRDLKPSNILLDGEMEARVADFGVAKLIQSDESMSVIAGSYGYIAPEYAYTLQVDEKSDIYSYGVVLMEILAGKRSVDAEFGDGNSIVDWVRSKIKARDGINDILDKNAGASCSPVREEMMQMLRIALLCTSRSPADRPSMRDVVLMLQEAKPKRKLPESVLGGGGRDNGGGDIPLAQKPVVECN from the exons ATgaaacttctttttctttttcttatctcCTTCACATTCCAGACCTGTCTAGTTTTCTCTGCTCCCACGACTTTGCCTCCTCAGCTACTCTCTCTTCTATCTCTGAAATCCGCTCTCAAAGATCCTCTCTCCACCTTCCATGACTGGGATCCAACCCCCGCTTTCGACCCAGTTTGGTGTTCCTGGTCAGGCGTCAAATGCCATCCCAATACCTCACAAATCAAGGCCCTCGACCTCTCCCGCCGCAATCTCTCCGGTCCAATTCCGTCCGAAATCCGGTACTTGTCACGCTTGATCCACTTGAACTTGAGCGGCAACAACTTCGATGGGCCTCTCCAACCTGCCATTTTCGAGCTGGTCGAGCTTAGGGCCCTCGATATTAGCCACAACTTCTTCAACTCAACGTTCCCACCAGGGATTTCCAAGCTCAAGTTCTTGCGCTTCTTCAACGCTTACAGCAACAGCTTCACCGGTCCACTCCCGCAAGACCTCGTTTATCTCCGGTTCCTCGAGCAGCTCAACCTCGGCGGAAGCTACTTTGGAGGTACTGTCCCACCGAGCTATGGTGGTTTCCCGAGGCTCAAGTTTCTGGACCTGGCTGGAATGAGCTTGAACGGTCCGATTCCGCCACAATTGGGCTTCTTGACGCAGCTCGAGCGCATGGAAATCGGCTACAACCAGTTCGAAGGTGGCGTGCCCGTGGAATTATCCTTCTTATCGAATCTCAGGTACTTGGACATTTCCAATACCAATGTTTCCGGCACTCTTGCACCTGAATTCGGAAACCTAACGATGCTTGAGGAGTTGCTGCTCTTCAAGACCCGAATTTCGGGCGAAATCCCGACAACTTTCGGGAACTTGAAAGCTCTAAAGGTGTTAGACCTGTCCCAAAACCAGCTATCAGGGACAATTCCTAAAGAAATAGGTTCCTTGAAGGGACTCACCAGGATCAGCCTACTGGAAAACGAGCTGAGCGGCGAAATACCGGAAAATATCAGCGAGTTACCGGAACTTGACACGTTACTCCTATGGACAAACTCGCTGAACGGAACTCTCCCTCAAAAGCTGGGCTCCAACGGCAAGTTACAGCATCTGGACGTGTCGACGAACTCGCTCACGGGTCCAATCCCACAGAACCTCTGCCTTGGAAACAAGCTCTTTAAGCTCATTCTCTTCTCCAATCGGTTGGTCGATCAGCTCCCGACATCGCTGACCAACTGCACCTCCTTGGCTCGGTTTCGGGTTCAAAACAACCAGCTCAACGGCTCTATCCCATACGGTTTCGGGTCCTTTCCGAACCTCACCTATGTCGACCTGAGCGCCAACAATTTCTCTGGCCCAATTCCGGAAGATTTCGGCAATGCCATCAACCTAGCGTACGTCAACATCTCCCAAAACCAATTTGACTCCGTTCTACCAGACAACCTCTGGAACGCCACGGACATGCAAATCTTCTCGGCCAGTTCCGCTAAGCTCATAGGCAAAATCCCAGACTTCGTTGGATGTCGAAGCCTCTACAAGATCGAGCTCCAAGGAAACTCTCTCAATGGGTCTATTCCTTGGGATATCAGCCACTGCGAGAGGCTTCTGTCTCTGAACCTGAGCCGCAATTCCCTAACAGGTATAATCCCCTGGGAGATCTCCACGCTTCCCTCAATCACCGCCGTCGATCTTTCGCGTAATTTTTTGACGGGCACGATTCCCTCCAACTTCGGTAACTGTTCCACACTGGAGAGCTTCAACGTCTCGTACAATTTGCTAACCGGACCGATACCCTCGTCCGGCACGGTCTTCTCAAGCCTCCATCCGTCGTCCTTTTCGGGAAACGAGGGTCTGTGTGGGGGGGTGTTGCCAAACCCCTGTGTGACTGACACGTTGGGAGCAGGTGAGAATGAGGTTCACAAGGAGCAGCCCAAGCGGACGGCCGGGGCTATCGTTTGGATAATAGCGTTGGCCTTCGGGATAGGCCTGTTCGTGCTCGCCGCTGGGACCCGCTGTTTCCACGCCAACTACAGCCGTCGATTCAGCGAAGACCGCGAGATTGGACCGTGGAGGTTGACCGCCTTCCAGCGGTTGCACTTCACGGCGGATGACGTGCTCGAGTGTTTGTCCACCACGGATAAGATCCTGGGGATGGGGTCCACTGGAACGGTCTACAAGGCGGAAATGCCAGGTGGCGAGATCATTGCTGTGAAGAAGCTTTGGGGCAAGCACAAGGAGACCGCGCGGAGGAGAAAAGGGGTGTTGGCTGAGGTGGAGGTGCTTGGAAACGTGAGGCACAGGAATATAGTGAGATTATTAGGTTGCTGCAGCAACAGGGAGTGCACCATGCTGCTGTACGAGTACATGCCGAATGGGAATTTGGACGATCTATTGCATGGGAAAAACAAGGGTCAGAATTTGGTTGCTGACTGGGTTACCAGGTACAAGATTGCACTCGGGGTGGCTCAGGGGATTTGCTACCTCCATCACGACTGTGATCCGGTGATCGTGCACCGCGATCTCAAGCCAAGTAATATTTTATTGGACGGTGAGATGGAGGCCAGGGTGGCAGATTTCGGGGTGGCAAAGTTGATCCAGAGCGATGAGTCGATGTCGGTGATTGCTGGGTCATATGGCTACATTGCGCCAG AATATGCTTATACCCTACAAGTTGATGAAAAGAGTGATATTTATAGCTATGGGGTGGTGTTAATGGAGATTTTAGCCGGTAAAAGATCGGTAGATGCTGAATTTGGCGACGGGAATAGCATTGTGGATTGGGTAAGGTCGAAGATAAAGGCCAGGGATGGTATCAATGACATCCTGGACAAGAATGCCGGAGCATCATGCTCGCCGGTCCGGGAGGAAATGATGCAAATGCTTAGAATTGCATTGCTTTGCACTAGCCGGAGCCCGGCCGACCGACCCTCCATGAGGGATGTTGTGTTGATGCTGCAAGAAGCTAAGCCCAAGAGGAAATTGCCCGAGAGTGTGCTGGGCGGTGGTGGTCGTGATAACGGTGGCGGTGATATTCCTTTGGCACAAAAGCCTGTCGTGGAATGtaattaa